From the genome of Candidatus Kaelpia imicola, one region includes:
- a CDS encoding isocitrate/isopropylmalate dehydrogenase family protein — protein MAKVTLIPGDGIGPSVSEAMRRCVEATGADITWDVVAAGTDVMDKYGTPLPEHVLDSIRENKVAIKGPIVTPIGIGFRSVNVQIRKSLDLYACVRPCKSYPGVKSHFNDIDIVIIRENTEDLYSGLEFNPKFGGEEELSKILKEYYKYDLPKKWGVSLKLITENGARRIVDYAFRYARENNRKRVTAVHKANILKFSDGLFLEVAREVAKNYPDIEFWELIVDNTCMQLVMRPHEHDVLVLPNLYGDIISDLCAGLIGGLGVAPGANIGDNYAVFEPTHGSAPKYKDKNKVNPTAAILSGMLMLRYLGFKDQADRLENAVAEVLKEGEAVTYDFKPTREDPSAVGTEEMTEAIISKI, from the coding sequence ATGGCGAAGGTTACTCTTATTCCGGGCGATGGTATAGGTCCCAGCGTTAGCGAGGCTATGAGAAGATGTGTTGAGGCAACCGGAGCAGATATTACCTGGGATGTTGTAGCTGCAGGGACTGATGTTATGGATAAGTATGGTACGCCTTTACCTGAACATGTCTTAGATTCAATAAGAGAGAATAAGGTTGCAATAAAGGGACCTATTGTTACGCCAATTGGTATAGGTTTTCGCTCTGTAAATGTTCAGATAAGAAAGAGCCTCGACCTCTATGCCTGTGTTAGGCCTTGTAAGTCATATCCAGGGGTAAAGTCTCACTTTAATGATATTGATATAGTTATCATAAGAGAGAACACAGAGGATCTCTATTCGGGATTAGAGTTTAACCCTAAATTTGGTGGAGAAGAAGAGCTATCAAAAATTTTAAAAGAATACTACAAATATGACCTGCCCAAGAAGTGGGGTGTGAGCCTGAAGCTCATAACAGAGAATGGCGCAAGAAGGATTGTTGATTATGCATTCCGTTATGCAAGAGAGAACAACAGAAAGAGAGTTACAGCAGTACATAAGGCAAATATATTAAAGTTCTCAGATGGTTTGTTTCTTGAGGTAGCACGTGAAGTTGCCAAGAATTATCCTGATATAGAGTTTTGGGAATTAATAGTCGATAATACCTGTATGCAGCTTGTGATGAGGCCCCATGAGCATGATGTTTTGGTTCTGCCCAATCTATATGGAGATATTATATCCGATCTCTGCGCCGGGCTCATCGGAGGCCTTGGTGTTGCTCCAGGTGCAAACATAGGAGATAATTATGCTGTATTTGAGCCTACTCATGGCTCAGCTCCTAAATATAAGGACAAGAATAAGGTTAATCCTACTGCTGCAATTCTTTCAGGCATGCTGATGTTAAGATATCTTGGATTTAAAGACCAAGCAGATAGACTAGAGAATGCAGTTGCAGAAGTCTTAAAAGAAGGTGAAGCAGTGACTTATGATTTTAAGCCTACCCGTGAAGACCCTTCAGCAGTTGGAACAGAAGAGATGACCGAAGCTATAATTTCTAAGATTTAA
- a CDS encoding glucoamylase family protein — protein VNEGNATIQALLDAMAAILPEIEVLIGVVDFFDNDYEDNGFLSYWAEYGVANGIQYTKDVLSNMNAVLSNDFDNNGTSEVEELIGTVDFFDNDYEDNGFITYWAQEAVSNGAGVINQGLYIWKRLLPHVEAREGRNLNLFIGDDAGILSFWMNEVLKLINEEGLELEEAIQKIIDKLSGGQALASFLYDTSEKILQYFQEGAGIDLATGLPYSWISFTEDDKVYQPNYTSITDIGMHIISLVSLYKLDKLTAGEFNAALTQLINSLYSLQTYSPEKGEFAGKMYFFNYYELPSKTATFNKFISSIDNTNLVMALILAREAAPVLANDLNELINKIDLGFFYDDTAHLFYGGYDYNDANETVTPSNFHYGILNTETRLISYLAIGKGDISGAEATLHWQTLARNKINVYGIDVIASYGGSLFEFLFPSLFIDEAQLSPDGFGLNFKKAVLIQKLQAIENGYPFWGEAPCYNSIYEYGEFGSPAGVNPYPTEGILSPYTLLLSLNATGEGGDLLTLLENMYPGSIQSEFGLIDAIDADNDLGIYLNSTLLQGIALAAIANNLNNSIRGLFMGSAEFANIAELIQNETFFTETEINAEMDNVYNLINDNIAQNKWEEARVLFDYLKDLITTYNQEARFPNLNQLETQVNNLFTQELENLYQEGKNQLTASRFSDAIKIFQKVLYYDTEYKDTEILLTQARILRNDAIVIPNMNYLVTTFEEGMRPNSIVQKIGPVDGPNGSIDIGIVENTPEHGKVMRLQYQLQPGGFNGMYLITDNLNLSSTNKLKFDIKGDAGIGIPDKIKIELCIDGINYSFEIDNITGDWQTIEINLGDLLPLLPANFELEQIAIIFEGDNVGNNQGAIYIDNIGFN, from the coding sequence GTAGCTAATGGAATTCAATATACAAAAGATGTTTTATCAAATATGAATGCTGTACTAAGTAATGACTTTGATAATAACGGTACATCCGAGGTTGAAGAGTTGATTGGTACGGTTGATTTCTTTGATAATGATTATGAAGATAATGGATTCATAACATACTGGGCACAAGAGGCTGTTTCCAATGGAGCAGGGGTAATAAATCAGGGATTATATATTTGGAAGCGCCTCTTGCCCCATGTTGAAGCACGTGAAGGAAGAAACCTTAATCTCTTTATCGGAGATGATGCAGGAATATTATCTTTCTGGATGAACGAGGTTCTAAAACTAATAAACGAAGAAGGCCTGGAGCTTGAAGAGGCTATCCAGAAAATAATCGATAAACTAAGCGGGGGTCAAGCCCTCGCTTCTTTTTTATACGATACTTCTGAAAAAATTTTACAATACTTTCAAGAAGGAGCTGGGATTGACCTTGCAACAGGCCTTCCTTACAGCTGGATAAGTTTTACAGAAGATGATAAAGTCTACCAACCTAATTATACCTCAATAACCGACATCGGAATGCATATCATATCTTTAGTATCACTATATAAGCTGGATAAATTAACAGCAGGGGAATTTAATGCAGCTTTAACTCAATTAATAAATTCTCTATATTCATTGCAAACTTATAGTCCTGAGAAGGGTGAATTTGCGGGAAAAATGTATTTCTTTAACTATTACGAACTGCCATCTAAAACTGCAACGTTCAATAAGTTCATTTCATCCATTGATAACACTAATCTGGTTATGGCATTGATCTTAGCGCGAGAGGCAGCTCCTGTATTAGCCAATGATTTAAACGAGCTGATTAACAAAATTGATTTGGGGTTTTTCTATGATGATACAGCTCATCTTTTCTACGGAGGTTATGACTACAACGACGCAAATGAAACAGTTACTCCTTCAAACTTCCACTACGGAATATTAAATACCGAAACCCGTCTGATATCTTACCTTGCAATCGGTAAAGGTGATATATCCGGCGCTGAGGCAACCCTACATTGGCAAACATTAGCACGCAATAAAATAAATGTTTATGGGATTGATGTTATTGCAAGTTATGGAGGAAGTTTATTTGAATTCTTATTCCCATCTCTTTTCATTGATGAAGCACAACTATCACCTGATGGATTTGGGCTTAACTTCAAAAAAGCTGTTTTAATACAGAAGCTGCAGGCAATTGAAAACGGTTATCCTTTCTGGGGCGAAGCACCGTGTTATAACAGTATATATGAATACGGGGAATTCGGTTCTCCAGCTGGAGTAAACCCATATCCGACTGAGGGAATACTTTCACCTTACACGCTCTTGCTTTCTTTAAATGCAACTGGTGAAGGAGGAGATTTACTAACGCTTCTTGAAAACATGTATCCCGGAAGCATTCAATCTGAATTCGGCTTGATTGATGCAATAGATGCAGACAATGATTTGGGGATTTATCTTAATTCAACTCTCCTGCAGGGCATAGCTTTAGCTGCAATAGCTAATAATCTTAATAATTCAATCCGCGGCTTATTTATGGGCAGTGCAGAATTTGCAAATATAGCCGAATTAATACAAAACGAAACTTTCTTTACAGAAACTGAAATAAACGCTGAAATGGATAACGTCTATAATTTAATAAACGATAATATTGCTCAAAACAAATGGGAAGAAGCAAGAGTGCTTTTTGATTATTTAAAAGATTTAATTACAACTTATAACCAAGAAGCAAGATTCCCTAATCTCAATCAATTAGAAACTCAAGTTAACAATCTCTTTACACAAGAATTAGAGAACCTTTATCAGGAAGGTAAAAATCAACTTACTGCATCCCGGTTTTCAGATGCCATAAAGATATTCCAGAAAGTCCTTTATTACGATACCGAATATAAAGACACAGAAATACTATTGACTCAAGCCCGAATATTAAGGAACGACGCAATTGTAATACCTAATATGAATTACCTTGTTACAACTTTTGAAGAAGGTATGCGGCCAAATAGTATTGTACAGAAAATAGGCCCGGTTGATGGGCCGAACGGAAGTATTGATATCGGGATTGTAGAAAATACTCCCGAACACGGCAAAGTAATGCGTCTTCAGTATCAACTTCAGCCGGGAGGATTCAATGGAATGTATTTAATCACCGATAATTTAAATCTCAGCAGCACAAATAAGCTCAAATTTGACATTAAAGGCGATGCAGGAATAGGAATCCCAGATAAAATTAAAATAGAACTCTGTATTGACGGAATAAATTATTCTTTCGAAATAGATAATATAACAGGCGATTGGCAAACGATAGAAATAAACTTGGGTGATTTATTACCTCTTTTACCAGCTAACTTCGAGCTGGAACAGATTGCAATAATCTTTGAAGGCGACAATGTAGGAAATAATCAAGGTGCAATTTACATTGATAATATCGGATTTAATTAA
- a CDS encoding 3-isopropylmalate dehydratase small subunit, whose product MPMKGRIHKLGDDINTDYIISGRYKFSITDPKELAKKVFEDLDPDLASRIKEGDFIVAGENFGCGSSREQAPQALKAAGIGAIIAKYYARIFYRNAVNLGLLVLEADTDNIDDGDEIEVDMDSSKIKVLNKDKEIEFKKMPEFMQKIIEEGGVIEYIKKKGDI is encoded by the coding sequence ATGCCTATGAAAGGTAGAATTCATAAGCTAGGCGATGATATCAATACTGACTACATTATATCCGGCCGCTATAAGTTCTCTATTACAGATCCTAAAGAGCTTGCTAAGAAGGTCTTTGAAGATTTAGACCCCGACTTAGCTTCTAGAATAAAAGAGGGTGATTTTATCGTAGCAGGTGAAAACTTCGGCTGCGGTTCATCCAGAGAGCAGGCGCCTCAGGCGCTTAAGGCAGCAGGGATTGGAGCTATTATTGCAAAGTATTATGCCAGGATATTCTATAGAAACGCTGTCAATCTTGGGTTATTGGTTTTAGAGGCAGATACAGATAATATTGATGATGGTGATGAGATTGAAGTTGATATGGATAGCTCAAAGATAAAGGTTTTAAATAAAGATAAAGAGATAGAGTTTAAAAAAATGCCTGAATTTATGCAAAAGATAATAGAAGAGGGTGGAGTCATAGAGTATATAAAGAAGAAGGGAGATATTTAG